Proteins from a genomic interval of Corvus moneduloides isolate bCorMon1 chromosome 6, bCorMon1.pri, whole genome shotgun sequence:
- the GAL gene encoding galanin peptides isoform X2, which yields MQRCTTFLFLSLILCATLSETLGLVFSAKDKRGWTLNSAGYLLGPHAVDNHRSFNDKHGFTGKREIPPDEDIKAGNLGRPVADENIVRTVIEFLTYLHLKEMGALDKLPTPEEMNQS from the exons ATGCAGAGGTGCACCACTTTCCTGTTTCTGTCTTTAATCCTTTGTGCCACCCTCTCGGAAACACTCGGGCTGGTTTTCTCA gcaaAAGACAAAAGGGGTTGGACTTTGAATAGTGCTGGTTACCTCCTTGGGCCAC ATGCAGTAGATAACCACAGATCTTTTAATGACAAGCATGGTTTCACTGGTAAACGTGAAATACCACCTGATGAGGATATTAAAGCAG GGAATCTTGGAAGACCCGTGGCTGATGAAAACATTGTGCGCACAGTAATTGAATTTTTGACTTACTTGCATCTTAAAG AGATGGGAGCACTTGACAAGCTACCTACACCAGAGGAAATGAACCAGTCTTGa
- the GAL gene encoding galanin peptides isoform X1, whose amino-acid sequence MQRCTTFLFLSLILCATLSETLGLVFSAKDKRGWTLNSAGYLLGPRRIDQLLLIKEMPIARGREEAPGAYAVDNHRSFNDKHGFTGKREIPPDEDIKAGNLGRPVADENIVRTVIEFLTYLHLKEMGALDKLPTPEEMNQS is encoded by the exons ATGCAGAGGTGCACCACTTTCCTGTTTCTGTCTTTAATCCTTTGTGCCACCCTCTCGGAAACACTCGGGCTGGTTTTCTCA gcaaAAGACAAAAGGGGTTGGACTTTGAATAGTGCTGGTTACCTCCTTGGGCCAC GTCGTATTGATCAGCTTTTACTGATAAAGGAAATGCCCATTGCAAGGGGGAGAGAAGAGGCACCAGGGGCAT ATGCAGTAGATAACCACAGATCTTTTAATGACAAGCATGGTTTCACTGGTAAACGTGAAATACCACCTGATGAGGATATTAAAGCAG GGAATCTTGGAAGACCCGTGGCTGATGAAAACATTGTGCGCACAGTAATTGAATTTTTGACTTACTTGCATCTTAAAG AGATGGGAGCACTTGACAAGCTACCTACACCAGAGGAAATGAACCAGTCTTGa